The following coding sequences are from one Sciurus carolinensis chromosome 11, mSciCar1.2, whole genome shotgun sequence window:
- the Tmem218 gene encoding transmembrane protein 218, whose protein sequence is MISWMAGTVLGVGAGVFILALLWVLVLLLCVLLSRASGIARFSVIFVFLGALIITSILLLFPRASEFPAPEIETKIVDTFFIGRYVLLAFLSAVFLGGLFLVLTHHILEPIYAKPLRSY, encoded by the exons ATGATCAGCTG GATGGCTGGCACGGTGCTTGGAGTGGGTGCTGGTGTGTTCATCTTAGCCCTGCTCTGGGTATTGGTGCTGCTGCTGTGTGTGCTGTTATCCAGAGCCTCCGGGATAGCTAG GTTCTCTGTCATTTTTGTGTTCCTTGGTGCTCTGATCATCACGTCCATTCTATTACTTTTTCCCCGAGCCAGTGAATTTCCAGCTCCAGAGATCGAAACGAAG ATTGTGGATACCTTTTTCATTGGGCGCTATGTCCTGCTGGCTTTCCTCAGTGCTGTCTTCCTTGGAGGCCTCTTCTTGGTTCTAACTCATCATATCCTGGAACCAATCTATGCCAAACCATTGCGGTCCTACTGA